NNNNNNNNNNNNNNNNNNNNNNNNNNNNNNNNNNNNNNNNNNNNNNNNNNNNNNNNNNNNNNNNNNNNNNNNNNNNNNNNNNNNNNNNNNNNNNNNNNNNNNNNNNNNNNNNNNNNNNNNNNNNNNNNNNNNNNNNNNNNNNNNNNNNNNNNNNNNNNNNNNNNNGTGTCATATCCTCAGTAGTGTCCGAGCACCCAGTAGTGCCCAAGTACCCAGTAGTGTCCAAGTCCTCAGTAGTGCCCGTACCCCTAGTAGTGCCCGagcccccagtagtgtccgagTCCCCAGTAGTGCCCGAATCCCCAGTAGTGCCCAAATCCTCAGTAATGCCggaacccccagtagtgccCAAGTCCCCAGTAGTGCCCAAGTCCCCAGTAGTGCCGGAGCCCCCATTAGTGCCCATGTCCCCAGTAGTGCCGGAGCCCCCATTAGTGCCGTAACCCCCATAAGTCCCGGAGTCCCCATTAGTGTCcgaacccccagtagtgtccgtactcccagtagtgtccgtaaccccccccccccagtagtgtccatatcctcagtagtgtccgtacccccagtagtgtccgtacccccagtagtgtccatacccccagtagtgtccatatccTCAGTAGTGCCCATATCCTCAGTAGTGTCCATATCCCCAGttgtgtccatacccccagtagtgtccatatccTCTGTAAtttccgtacccccagtagtgtccatacccccagtagtgtccatatcctcagtagtgtccgtacccctagtagtgcccgtacccccagtagtgtccatatccTCAGAAGTGTctatacccccagtagtgtccatacccctagtagtgcccgtacccccagtaggGTCCATATCCTCAGTAGAGTCCATACCTCCATAATGTCCGTACCCCccgtagtgtccatacccccagtagtgtccatacccccagtagtgtccatatccTCAGTAGTGCCCATATCCTCAGTAGTGTCCATATCCCCAGttgtgtccatacccccagtagtgtccatatccTCAGTAAtttccgtacccccagtagtgtccatacccccagtagtgtccatatcctcagtagtgtccgtacccctagtagtgcccgtacccccagtagtgtccatatccTCAGTAGTGTctatacccccagtagtgtccatacccctagtagtgcccgtacccccagtagtgtccatatcctcagtagtgtccgtacccccagtagtgtccgtacccccactgtagtgtccatacccccagtagtgtccgtacccccagtagtgtccgtcaATTTTGGACTGGGTCGTATTTCATACATTTGCCTGGTTCTCCCACAGTAGCGGACCGAATGGACGCAACAATGGCAGATCTTAGACAAGCATGTTACGGCGAGTACAGCGCGAAGAACAGGAGAACAGAAGAGGGTCTGAGGCAGATACTGCAGACAAAGTACAATGACAACATCGAGGAATTCAGACAGCGTTTTGTCGAGCCAACATTGCAGCTGTTGACAACTCTACGAAACCAGGTAAACATTTTGCTTCTTCGGGTATGAATGTTCATAATACACATCTTCTTCAAAGTATTTTCCCGATTCACTCATGTGTGGAgtcaatgtttgtgtgtttattggTTTGTCTATAGGTAGTACATGAACCAACACGTAGTCAGTGAGTGGAAAGATTACCGTAAAGGCCAGCATTGTTTCTGACTGGTTCGAAGCAAAACAAATTATTtataacattttctaaaataatGATATGAACTTTGTGGATATTCCATGCTGTTTTGCCTTTTTGAACAGGGGATCCCTGTTTCTACACCCAAATACCAACTACTTCACATGGTTTCTCCTGACATCACATATGAGGCCGGAGACATGTTCTTTCAGGTGAGCTAGCTTCACGACTCAAGAGGTCATTAGTGATTTTGGCACATAATATGTGGTTCTCAATAACGTAAGTCAGAAATTTTAAAATAATATCGTACATAGCAAACGGAACCACCTATCAAATTTCAAGTCTACAGTACAAATATTCTTTCAGCTTCTCCATCTAATAACATAAttttccgaaagtgaaaaaaatgactCTTAGTTCCTAACTCCTAAAAGAATAGATTCTGTGCTGTTACataaaaactactagtatttatttgCTATTAGTTATTTCTTGTCAGTCATTGGTTGTTGTAGTTGTTGGCTGTTACATGTTTTATTGTTAATCTTTTATACGTCATACGCTGTGATGTATTAATTCAAATGTTATCTGTGTTTCTGTTATCACTAATATACTGAGGATGTATCATGTTCTTCTTACTAGTTGTGTCGTATTTATTGGTCACTACATAATTTATTTTGGGCAAAATTAGATGGCTTGCTATAGATTGGCCTCTTTCTTGGTCCAACAATTTCCATTTACATTTATTGGAACTGATTGTTGATTTTAATCTGtacgttttgaaaaaaatagaagGCTGTGCAGATGGTTACAATGATATGTATCATTTAAAGATTTTTAAAGTATCGAAGAAcatctatttttattttgcagGTGGGACAGTCAAAACCCGGAACCCTGTCACTCAAATTCACCAAATACGACAACGTCCGAAACGTCATCAGACTACAGAACTTACACGTTTCCGAGAAGGACTACCGGACAGCATTTACCGACCAGTATCTCCAGGACCTTCGGACGCTGGCTAGCAATACTGGCAACATCGGAGATGTGCTGATGAGAACGTGCATCGTCATCACCAAGGATGGGGCGGTGGCGAGAGTTGGAACATCCAGCATTATGGAAGACTTGGTGTGTCGCCATAGTTATGACAATCTTACAGCCTGGAAACGGAgaacataagagttttcttttacacaacacgTTTTTCtccctgctgacgtttcgatgtctgtcagagcttctaactggagttcttcTCTCCGCtacatgtagctgatgtaggtggctcTTTGGCTATCCCAAACATGACTCAGCTTGTACCCCCCTTCGTCCCGATTCATCACTGGGTGGACATatccttatccagactgcttctttaatccaatTCGTCTGTTGCCTTCTCTGTCCATAACTTTGGCCCCCTCCTAGTCAATAACACAGTTCTTCTTAGCAACGTGGTCCGTGACCGCAGATTTCTTGTCTTCTCTCCGTGCTTCTCTTTTCTGggttctgtgtattttgtagtGTTCAAGTTGTCCGCCTCCCATTTTCCTCAAGTCTGGTCCCAAAGGTCCTCCCATTTTCCCTATGTATACTCCATGTATACtcgtagagtgacaggatgtgaggcggATAAAGGGTACACCggtgtacatgtaactggagactggcaggatgggaaggttggctaTTTCCCCGGTCAAAAGTTGGATCTCCTAGGGAGCAAACCCTAGCCaaaaaaaagccagtgggaatggcccctgcaacaatatgtaaatgtgtcatAGTATATAGTACTGCATATGTCTAGATGATGGAGTAAATGTAGACTAGTGTGTAAAATATGGTAAATATTCTATAATGATTGTGTTTAGTTTTAAGTGAttatctttgaatgttttgtaatttataacttgtgaataaaaaatgtgAGGAAAAAAAAGTTGGATTTGCAGGCTAGCAGGAAAACATATAGGTTGAACAACCTTGAAcgaatttgcaaaattttcaGACAAATGAATAGAATAAGATTTTCACAAAGAATGTAAACATTATGAATGTAACGTTAGGCATCACacattaatatacatgtaacacgtACTCTTGATCCATAGTGAGGGGTCTTACTTCTCTCACACATTTTGTGGCttgattactagtattcttTACAAACATTAGCTTTGCTTCAATCTTGTTTACTGTAGACAAACATGAACGTTATCGGCAGAATGACTCCGGTACAGAAAAGCGCCATTGCTGAGAAACTGGACAAGGAACCGGTACTGAGGACATCGGATGATCGGGACGACTGGCTAGCTCTGGCTGAAAGGATTGCGACTGAAGTAACCTTAGAGGAAGGATTTACAGcggtaacatttttttctatttttttaaggttatgttggtttgattatattTATGACATCCTCGCTCACATCAATTTTTGGcatcccccccaaaaaaaatcgaccatgctgtaaatcatacggagcagctgcaaaatgacgtaaatccatataatcatatcaaaattGACAGACAAGGACAGTGTGGCACTTCACTCAAGTCAGTAACTTATTTCAATAGTGTCACGCACGAAGGATAGGAGGTAAACGTAGTCTCATTGCCTTTTTGAGGGGCAGTGGGTTGGTATCTACTGGTGGAGTTAGAGAAttaaagtcgtgttaagtgcctttccgaagGATACAACATCAGTAGTATAGCATATATCCTACATGCAGTTACGTGACGCGACTCCACAAAATTTCTCTCTCCTGAATCAAGGTTATATGTTTTTACCACTAGGGTACAAAGATCAGCCTTAGAATGCTTTCCTAAGTACATCTGTTGATCTGATAAACTGATAGGTTCATTTTTgcgcggcaaaatgctctgaggccagaatagtggGCGTtgtgatgaacggacctgttcaatactgtaattcctgatttttttcactgtaatgttatgttcactgttttcacggtgacgactgtaacgtgaacttatcattaccgataaaaaataattcacagacatttttcatgtgcacttgcctcgacagtgaacatatagttccgagaacaagttcaattttctcagaccgtgaaaatttggtaccgtgaagataaagcgatttacagtatctgctaAGAATTTGTATACTTCTTAAAAGCTCTGTCGTAAGTCATTGTTTGTGGTCCGTAATTGCCCCTgatatttcattaaatttaataaatgaagtatgatattccttagATTGGTGCAGCATATCATCAAATAATTGCTTTAACATTTAACCATGCATTagcaattcataaagatgaaatgttttccaaataaatcgaatatatatacataacacttACATATAGCGTCCCAGAGGCCCTTgcgaatattcataatttgatCCGCGAAAAGCCTCTGCAgtacggcgatccgtaaatttccctaccatcttcccacacccgcggtacaaaaactatccggttctagaggtaaagttacccatcaaaataaaggatataagtttctttttcttgtgatgtgtttattttgcttgtaaatttttaaaatgccagaaatTCGCCGGTGTAAGCGGGGAGGTCGGGTCTTCGGATCCTGCTTCCACACTTCCGGGAACCCCCACTTTACTGCGCTTGCGCTTCGCCGTCTTGTCAACTTGAAAGGATTTGTCgatctttaatgataaaaatcaccgaacgaattttattttttcttgtttgcatttctatccatagtagtcgccgttgtgatggagtgatgttgagatgaacggacctgttcaattcatgccaaacatttctatacctgttaaaacgggCATATTTTCAGCacgttcgcactggcgcagtggttaaagtttacgcattctaaccaatgcacccggttcgaatccggggaggtagttttttttttcttttttacaccattaaaatactaatttttacatccatttggccacaccaatttatgtctttggttaacggattcgccgcttcgttttttttgccgaatagaaataaaaattaaaaaaaaaaataacttaaaaatgccccgcaacagagctcactcaaaaacaggcagtgtagtgaaatttgctgcacttcacgcaaattttaacaggtggcgtctagatctagattcaggcacatatgtgaatctgtccatgcgccaatatcaggtttagttactctgttctatttatatgacattctaataagtagaaaaaaacgttcacacacgcaaacattggcaaaatgccagctttttaaaagcacttgtttgtcAAATGCATGTATTCAATTCGTCATTTTCTTGAACATACACTCTAATCTTCCTTCTTTTTTCTACCCAAGAAAATGAACGCAAGCACAGCACCAGGCAGTCCTACCATGAAGCTACTTGAGGTTCTGGGAAGACGTGACCCAAGTTATCCCACAGCCCGTCTTCTGGACCATCTCAGACAGATGGGGAGATACGACGCCGTCGACGCCTTCAATCATGCAAAAGAAACGAGAGGAAAGAAAGGTAGCTTAAATCTTGGTCTGCTGCATGCCCTTTAAGCTGTGGTGTACAGGTTTTTGATGTGTTGATATTGTCTTCACCGTGTACTAATTTCACTTCATTTATTACGAAACCCTTTAGCCCAGTTGGGCTAATCTTTCAAGGTTCACAGCATTTCTAAACtacatacatttaaaagatacaaaatgcaacaaaacaaTCAGAGTATTGACAATGAGAGCATAGTGTCTAccaacaaaattttaaaaagctAGAGACCAAATGATATTAACGGTCTCGGTAACAATACTTCAGGTAGCTTCTTTACAACTGGACAGCAATTCTGGACAGTAACATAttccattgtttgtttgtttgtttgtttatttcgatttctgttgtcttttacatACAGACTGGCAGAGGACCCGCTCACAAACAGTTGATTTAGTAAGTTGGTTTACGATTACTTTGAATGATTTCATacagatatcataatcaataCCTTACTGACTGAAAAAATATCTCTAACATCAGACAAAATAAACAGAGACATTGGGTAAGCCGTCGTTTCACTACAATAATCAACCTTACTGACTGAAAAAACATCTCTAACATcaaacaaaactagagttcgacgaacacatctcttcgccaaataatcatgcctttatttaagactttaaggtcttattcatgtattactaaatagtaccttcCCCAaaagcaaatgactgcatgaactgtgttcctcactaacccacaaatgctaccaaaacaagacctgattgtacaCAGATGACGtgatagcatccctggtcaatcagaatttcatgcttgtcagtgCGTCCAGCTCACAAGGCTCCTCCAACAAAACATCTGtgaaacagctgtgtccatagatataggtcaaaatgagatacaaatgtatatagaaaacagtttatttctgttggCCAATGATTACAAtaaaatgcatctttccatgtagattattatcttaAGTACCTTTCAGCCCAAAACTAtgtaaacaagtttgaaagttctatcatggaattcagtggatttctgaattttcctcattaattatgcaaactagatgttcatgtgcataattagtattacattatgtaagtcatcacttaggctatctgccactcaaaaatcacgacaacagcatgttcagaacacgagatgtcaaaaatgGAACTTTTGCTACAGTACCTTAGGAAGtcgctaggggggggggggcactatCACACTTATTCGACCTTCGTtgtcctgacccctacccacctaccaaatattatcaggatcctttcaatgcttctcgagttatttattccacaaacaaacggacgcacacactcgacCCGCTACCGTTCTAACGAAAAATGCTGCCAACTATTTTgaaacacaaccttcctttctacagccgctactcaaataccaaatatcatgaaaatccatacacagcttcttgagttatatgctgttggcatggatttatgaactttcctcattaattatgcaaattagctgctgatttgcataataagtaatACATCGtttaagtcatcactcattctatctacataccaaaaatcctgatgatccgtcaacacgttgtcgAGTTATcctcgttcaaagtttgaaaggaaatcggtgtctgcagttcccaaaaagccgctagggggtccaaactcacagcatttactctctgccccaagggctatctaccacttacaaatcatgaccacagcatgtcaggaacatgaagtgtcaaaattaaaagttatgctgcagtaccttaggcagtcactaggggggggggcattatcaaacttgacctttattttcCTAACCcccacccacataccaaatatcatcaggatccattcaagggttctcgagttatcttgcatacagacaaacgcacttacatacaaatcccgctacagcaccgtaggcaagagccaggtaaaccattttcgcacttgaccttcctctctaAAACCGCTACATCCATCCTACcaagtatcgtgaaaatcgcccagctgcatttcgacttatgctgcccaaaacaaaccgcaaaaaacatactaagctcactgcagtaccgtaggaaaacgccaggtaagccgttttcaaacttggcattcttttcgacaaccgctacacacctaccaaaaatcacaaagttccatcaacaatttctcgagttatatgctgttgacctacatacagacccaggtcgacaaaaacatactcttcttggcgaagagaataaacAGAGCCATTGGGTAAGCTGTCGTTTCACTACAATAATCAACCTtactgactgaaaaaaaaatataacatcaGACAAAATAAACAGAGACGTTGTATTACAGTAGTATCGCCATATATTAAATTTTTCTCGCCACATAGCACTATTATAGCTAGTCGTTCGTTGCAATCACATCTATAGGGCACAAGGTGCCAAACCTAAAATGTTGTTTTACTTAGAATATTCACAGAATATTCGGACCTGAATAGCCTAAAGCATGTCCGTAATTATACTGTCTGCTACGTATTCACTCAGTATtaatttgtaacttttaaaaggAATTCTAGAGAGCCATAGATTCATTGGATGACATTGGATGTTTATGTATTGAATGTCATACTTTTATCTCAGGGCGAGCAACTGCGAGTGCAAACTCTGAAGCTCTCCAAGCAGGAGTCTGGGTCGGACCCTGGTCCTCTTGACACCGCCGACAGACTGCATTCTGACGTGGAGGGATGTCTCAGATGACATCAATAAACTGTACTTCCTGTGGCCTTAGATGGAGCGATGTagaaatgtacatatatgtgggGATATTGAGTGCCAATGAATGCAGATAGCTATTTTTGAGAActtttgtaatatttctttttttatagtacGTAAACAAAATTTTATGGCGTTGACATGTCGGTTGAATAATTGTTGTATTGTGCACGTGTGTATCTTACCATCTATGTGTTTTATTGTGTGTATATTGCCATCGATTGTTAACATTTTATGATACAGGCCAAGAGCTTGCCGTTCGGCACGAGGATAATGATTTTGCCGATACCTTAACCCGTACGGGCATTTATATCCAAGAGCCTCGCACAATACTAAGAACTCCaatgtcacttgtacaggtgtaATAGTTTGTGTATGGCAGTATTCTTTGTACGAATACCAAAGGGCAGCTATCTCTAACCTCGCATATTGATTGGCGGAGTTTTGCTGTACGTCAGTGACGAAGAATGTTGGGAATGTAAGTGCACATCTGGTAAGAATTGTTACAGAGAGCTGTTCAATAATATATGAGGCTCTGCGAACAATGCTACTGATGTACAAAGTTTGTTTGAAGAAATAAATCACAAGCAATTAATTTACGCGATTTATAGTCAGTTTCCATTACTTTCATATTTATTAGTATTTATTTACAAtgatcaatattgaccgaatTAGGTCATATACCTATAGTATGtattgtttaaattgaaatatttacatgttAGGGTTACATAAAACTTCAAAGAATTGAAAAGATCAATATTGCAatagaaatcaaacaaaacgTAGGCTGTGACATGAATATGTCTTGTGCATCCGTAAATGCATCCATCACCTAAGCAATAActgaataacaaaaaaatattcacaGCCATTGAGTAGCATAGAATTTTGTTGTCATATATGTGACACTAATTTACATTAGGGACCACATGAGTTAGCAGCGACACAGCGACGCTGTAGTGCACTGCACTACTAGTGTACTGCAGTGAGGAAGTTATGTTACTCCCTGGATTTGAATGAGGAACTTTGTTATTCACAACTTGCTAAATTGTAAAATCAAACCCACCAAATTGAAAGGTTTCTGCATTAGGGCATTTGCAATTTCAATGTAGTTCATATCACTACACTGTATTTGTTACTATTAGTGTTGTTTATTTGCACACAAAAGAAGAGAGTGATtacaatgaataaagaaaatcaaTGATAACTATACAATGATGACTATAAGCTCGAATATTTATAAAATGGACACAATGTTGGAATTCAATAATGGACTATCAATGTTACATCAAATTAAGTAGCAGTAATTGCATAAGAAAAAAACTCAAGTCAGTAATGGTTAATGAGTCTGCATGATATAAAGACTTAAAGCTATTCTTTTATCTGCTATGTCAAGCAATATACATGAActtctttatatcattcgatAGTGGATTGCATCAATTTTCAAACTAGAAAGGTACACATTTgtaagcaaatacataatgtttatattcatattgtctagcctactactactactactacaactacataCTACTACACACAATTAGGTCTATTCTTATACTGATATAAATTGCACCTGTTTAAACTGTTCTTCTTACATGGTGACCAGCCTCTAAAGTTCTGTCCTACCATTCGCTACAAAACGTAATCAAGTACCAGAGGCTGTCAGCTACACCTCTAGTAAACCATGGGGAATATAAGAGGGAATCAAATACCTTAGCCCACACCACAAAACACCATAATTACCTCACTTTGTATTGAAGATTATCTTTTTGCGCAAAGTGCTGTGGTTTGAGGAGATCCACCCAAACTTGTCGTCATGGATGTCGTTCATTTTGTCGCACACCATGGCCATGATGGCGGACAGATCGTGAGTTGGGCCGAAATCTTTCAGCATGTTTGCCAAATGGTGCACATAGGGAGCCCCGTCCTGGTCCCGCCTAGCCACATAGCCTGGGACCGTGGCCAGGCCCAGGAAGAAGTCGGCTTCGTGGCAGATAAAGGGGACAGGTTTAGCATCACGGTCGCCATCAAAGCTTTCCCTACACTGACTTTTCTCTCCCTGACAAGCCTGGATGAAGAAAAGCTTTGGCTTGCCTTTGAGTGATGGACATTTTTTAGCATTGACAGGTTTCATGAGCTCACAGATATCTATGCCTACGTCATCGGAAGAGAAGACCTTTCCCATGGTGCCATGCGACATGACACAGCAGACGAAACAGTCGTGGTTGGAGTGGTCAGCTTTGCCCTGGTCCTTCATAGCAGCCACCATCTTGGCATGGTCAAGGTCACTCAAGGTCACCACGGTGAAACCAAGACTTTCAAAGGCTTCTCGAAGGCGACCTGTACAGGAAATGTATTTAcgtgaaaacaaaatacaattataGCTACTTTATGTACCTTAACGTTATctatctgtctctgtctctgtctctctctatatatatagagagagattaCAATGCTCATAAATGTAAAATGCATATTTATACATCTACTACAATTATTAAggcctatctatctatctacctaaNNNNNNNNNNNNNNNNNNNNNNNNNNNNNNNNNNNNNNNNNNNNNNNNNNNNNNNNNNNNNNNNNNNNNNNNNNNNNNNNNNNNNNNNNNNNNNNNNNNNtatccatccatccatccattcgtccgtccgtccgtccatccatccatccatccatccatccgtccgtccgtccgtccgtccgtccgtccgtccatccatctatccatccatccatccatccatccatccatccaaccatccatccatccatccatccatccatccatccatccatccatccatccatccatccatccatccatccatccatccatccatccatccatccatccatccatccatccatccatccatccatccatccatccatctgatttcaacccttacctgtatCACCTTCTGCCCCATCACGGATCCCCATGTCCTCAAAGtggatgttgttgatgatgatggcaaTTCCACGTGGAACATGGCTCATCTCGTACGTACAGGTCATACCGTTGGACAAGGAGGCTACCTGGTCCTTAAGCCGTTCGATCTCCCTCTTGTCAGCTTCCGTCCTGTCCATGAGACGACCATTTTCTTCCTCCAACCTTCGACACAGGTCGAAAGAGCATCCCCTGGCTTGTTTTTCACGCGTAAGCTCTGTCTTCAGCTGGGCATTTTCTGTGGTGACAGTCTGAAGATGTTGCTCTTTGCTAATGAGGCTTTGTCGAGTAGCCTTGTGTCCTGCTCGAAGGTCGGCATTCAGTTCAGACTGTATGTAAACGAGTTTGTTGAGCTGAACTAGCTTTTTCTGCAGGCTTTCTACGTTCCCCGTTAAAGAGAAGGTGGACGACAATCCTCTCATTTGCAGCAGTGT
This genomic stretch from Branchiostoma floridae strain S238N-H82 chromosome 13, Bfl_VNyyK, whole genome shotgun sequence harbors:
- the LOC118429779 gene encoding uncharacterized protein LOC118429779 — protein: MAAMLPAGQRSSPTDPSWLDNFTCTWTEKGKLTAAGFSEDMDPGMRLYLAAILPKQWPRALEMVMDQLDHTFIGDASISFSCNWSDSSACSSASTEDCVEFCVGPFPAAMVPRYQFLQTVEKALEKRPVGFLRAENDLLLLERFHEHVCSLKCPAEPLKGAAGKVEEPRKTSTFQESVSAKIAAWTSLAVGGAFITSQVYSLRDAFRHRTNAVNNENRPSSYIYPPTSLPDETQGTQVADRMDATMADLRQACYGEYSAKNRRTEEGLRQILQTKYNDNIEEFRQRFVEPTLQLLTTLRNQGIPVSTPKYQLLHMVSPDITYEAGDMFFQVGQSKPGTLSLKFTKYDNVRNVIRLQNLHVSEKDYRTAFTDQYLQDLRTLASNTGNIGDVLMRTCIVITKDGAVARVGTSSIMEDLTNMNVIGRMTPVQKSAIAEKLDKEPVLRTSDDRDDWLALAERIATEVTLEEGFTAKMNASTAPGSPTMKLLEVLGRRDPSYPTARLLDHLRQMGRYDAVDAFNHAKETRGKKDWQRTRSQTVDLVSWFTITLNDFIQIS
- the LOC118429494 gene encoding caspase-3-like, whose translation is MLEGTLLQMRGLSSTFSLTGNVESLQKKLVQLNKLVYIQSELNADLRAGHKATRQSLISKEQHLQTVTTENAQLKTELTREKQARGCSFDLCRRLEEENGRLMDRTEADKREIERLKDQVASLSNGMTCTYEMSHVPRGIAIIINNIHFEDMGIRDGAEGDTGRLREAFESLGFTVVTLSDLDHAKMVAAMKDQGKADHSNHDCFVCCVMSHGTMGKVFSSDDVGIDICELMKPVNAKKCPSLKGKPKLFFIQACQGEKSQCRESFDGDRDAKPVPFICHEADFFLGLATVPGYVARRDQDGAPYVHHLANMLKDFGPTHDLSAIMAMVCDKMNDIHDDKFGWISSNHSTLRKKIIFNTK